From a region of the Candidatus Sysuiplasma acidicola genome:
- a CDS encoding glycosyltransferase, which produces MVAFNTDQIERRETVFATPPAPQDERPAGISLTIPAYNEEDRIGKALESYLPVLRASGLQYEVNVIIDGNDGTEAVANAYSALGVKCHKFDRKLGKGGAIFAGIRMARYGITGYVDADGSLSAVSLAEIIRLARDYDCVVGSRWIVGSAWDRKEPLFNRVAGRVFNLLVRGMLGVPIRDTQCGVKFFRTHLITELLSKTVVTNRTFDIDILYHARRDGRSMVEVPVRWSHDERTRMPILRVIPIMLVTLIGIRVMNLPLRRYVPKAAVDFFVSRYARD; this is translated from the coding sequence ATGGTTGCATTCAATACAGATCAGATTGAGAGACGCGAAACAGTATTCGCCACACCTCCGGCGCCTCAGGATGAGAGACCGGCTGGCATTTCGCTTACGATCCCGGCATACAACGAAGAGGACAGGATAGGCAAAGCACTCGAATCATACCTGCCCGTGCTCCGGGCTTCCGGTCTTCAGTACGAGGTGAATGTGATCATCGATGGCAATGACGGTACTGAGGCGGTTGCGAATGCATATTCTGCACTGGGAGTGAAGTGTCATAAATTTGATCGCAAACTCGGAAAGGGCGGAGCCATATTTGCCGGTATACGGATGGCGCGATACGGCATCACAGGATATGTGGACGCCGACGGCAGCCTGTCTGCCGTCAGCCTTGCAGAGATCATAAGGCTTGCGAGGGACTACGACTGTGTCGTCGGCTCGCGTTGGATCGTCGGAAGTGCATGGGACAGGAAAGAGCCGCTGTTCAACCGTGTGGCGGGCAGAGTCTTCAATCTTCTGGTGAGGGGCATGCTCGGCGTCCCGATCAGGGATACGCAGTGCGGCGTGAAGTTCTTCCGCACGCATCTCATCACCGAACTGCTTTCCAAAACGGTGGTGACAAACAGGACATTCGACATAGACATACTGTATCATGCGAGACGGGACGGAAGGAGCATGGTTGAAGTGCCAGTCCGGTGGTCCCATGACGAACGGACCAGGATGCCCATCCTGCGGGTCATACCGATCATGCTCGTGACCCTCATAGGCATACGCGTGATGAATCTGCCGCTGCGACGCTACGTTCCAAAGGCAGCAGTAGATTTTTTCGTCAGCAGATATGCACGCGACTGA